In one window of Campylobacter hepaticus DNA:
- a CDS encoding methylated-DNA--[protein]-cysteine S-methyltransferase — MFKVYYKMSLCYLSLHSDGKFLTRIDFCKNNDNDFKTCALLDLVINELDLYFAHKLKKFSIPILLQGTEFELKVYKALMKLPYGKVASYKEIAKQIDHPKAFRAVGNANSKNPIPIIIPCHRVVSSRGIGGYNGGLKIKKFLLKNEGIDLK, encoded by the coding sequence ATGTTTAAAGTTTATTATAAAATGTCTTTGTGTTACCTATCTTTACACAGTGATGGAAAATTTTTAACTAGGATTGATTTTTGCAAGAATAATGATAATGATTTTAAAACTTGTGCTTTACTTGATTTAGTAATAAATGAACTTGATTTGTATTTTGCACATAAGCTTAAGAAATTTAGTATTCCTATTTTATTACAAGGTACGGAATTTGAGTTAAAAGTATATAAAGCTTTGATGAAGCTTCCTTATGGAAAAGTTGCTTCTTATAAAGAAATAGCTAAGCAAATTGATCATCCTAAAGCTTTTAGAGCGGTTGGAAATGCTAATTCTAAAAATCCTATTCCTATTATTATACCTTGTCATAGAGTTGTTTCAAGTAGGGGTATAGGTGGATATAATGGTGGGTTAAAAATAAAAAAATTTTTACTTAAAAATGAAGGGATTGATTTAAAATAG
- a CDS encoding lytic transglycosylase domain-containing protein, with amino-acid sequence MKNKWFVFLFVFSYLNAVQYDIEKLKKEENSLAKDYYIYRLLEKKAISEKEAQNLNSHIFRYIGKIKTEFEKIIPLKPYINPKYAKCYTYTTKTILDANLTCQSIRLNSLVFIADLDAKHRISLAQIFEKQKPDLANLLLAFNTPNPMAYIIQKEDINSFFKLYNYSKKYDLDLNANFINKLSYHVGFKNFIQNTIIKKENPHFRYAMLQINPELVSEDSAFYLGVNALTYDKTELAYNFFKQAAKTFKVQSKKDNAIFWMWFLNHNEQDLKTLSQSPSLNIYSLYAKELTNTPFPKIENLNPSRKKNDFNIHDPFAWQKLHKKIRDANASELDALAKEFNTQETLPIYTYILERKNNFKKHYFIMPYYENIKDYNTTRQALILAIARQESHFIPTAISVSYALGMMQFMPFLANHIGEKELKIPNFDQDFMFKPEMAYYFGNHHLNYLETRLKSPLFTAYAYNGGIGFTSRMLAREDMFKAGKFEPFLSMELVPYQESRIYGKKVLANYIVYRYLLNDSIKISDIFENLIQNKANHLNKS; translated from the coding sequence GTGAAAAATAAATGGTTTGTTTTTTTATTTGTGTTTTCTTATTTAAATGCTGTACAATATGATATAGAAAAACTTAAAAAAGAAGAAAATTCTTTAGCTAAAGATTATTATATTTATAGACTTTTAGAAAAAAAAGCTATCAGTGAAAAAGAGGCACAAAATTTAAATTCTCATATTTTTCGCTATATAGGAAAAATTAAAACTGAATTTGAAAAAATCATTCCTTTAAAACCTTATATCAATCCAAAATATGCTAAATGTTATACTTACACTACAAAAACTATTTTAGATGCTAATTTAACTTGTCAAAGTATACGTTTAAATTCTCTTGTTTTTATAGCAGATTTAGACGCTAAACATAGAATAAGTTTAGCTCAAATTTTTGAAAAACAAAAACCTGATTTAGCTAATTTATTACTTGCTTTTAATACTCCCAATCCTATGGCTTATATCATACAAAAAGAAGATATTAATAGTTTTTTTAAACTTTATAATTATTCTAAAAAATATGATTTAGATTTAAATGCTAATTTCATTAATAAACTATCTTATCATGTTGGTTTTAAAAATTTTATACAAAACACTATTATTAAAAAAGAAAACCCTCATTTTAGATATGCTATGCTACAAATAAACCCTGAACTTGTAAGTGAAGATAGTGCTTTTTACCTAGGAGTAAATGCTTTAACTTATGATAAAACAGAACTTGCTTATAATTTTTTCAAACAAGCAGCTAAAACTTTTAAAGTTCAAAGTAAAAAAGATAACGCCATTTTTTGGATGTGGTTTCTTAATCATAATGAACAGGATTTAAAAACCTTATCCCAAAGCCCTTCTTTAAATATCTATAGTCTTTATGCAAAAGAACTTACTAACACACCTTTTCCAAAAATAGAAAATTTAAACCCTAGTAGAAAAAAAAATGATTTTAATATACATGATCCTTTTGCTTGGCAAAAACTTCACAAAAAAATCCGTGATGCTAATGCAAGTGAATTAGATGCTTTAGCAAAAGAATTTAATACCCAAGAAACCTTACCCATTTATACTTATATATTAGAACGTAAAAATAATTTCAAAAAACATTATTTTATCATGCCTTATTATGAAAATATAAAAGATTATAATACAACAAGACAAGCTTTAATTTTAGCTATTGCTAGACAAGAAAGTCATTTTATTCCAACTGCTATTTCAGTCTCTTATGCTTTAGGTATGATGCAATTTATGCCATTTTTAGCAAATCACATAGGAGAAAAAGAACTCAAAATTCCAAATTTTGATCAAGATTTTATGTTTAAACCTGAAATGGCGTATTATTTTGGAAACCATCATTTAAATTATTTAGAAACACGCTTAAAATCTCCACTCTTTACAGCTTATGCTTATAATGGTGGCATAGGATTTACCAGCCGTATGCTTGCAAGGGAAGACATGTTTAAAGCAGGTAAATTTGAACCTTTTTTATCCATGGAATTAGTTCCTTATCAAGAAAGTAGAATTTATGGAAAAAAAGTTCTAGCTAATTATATTGTGTATCGATATCTTCTGAACGATAGTATAAAGATTTCGGATATTTTTGAAAATTTAATTCAAAACAAGGCAAATCATTTAAACAAATCTTAG
- a CDS encoding Na+/H+ antiporter NhaC family protein, with product MKKILILFLLPLFAFANSSQALVNANLFGAFTIIPPLVAITLAFITKDVILSLFAGVLSGTFLLSLSANIFQAQYLAFSNFYHTAIESFSKIISYVLNSTSDPVNAGIILQILCIGGLVALITKMGGAKALALKFAKRSKSALSAQINTWFLGLLIFFDDYANLLIVGPIMRPLADKFKISREKFAFIIDSTAAPVAGIAVISTWIGLEVSLIKTAYGHIGINNISAFGIFVETLPYRFYNIFMLFFVIMTAIMGREFGSMYQAQIRAKTTGQIAPLSKSSTLNTAELEDQFLAPKENIKIRSLDAIIPIFTLIILAILGFYFNGISTLEGEELLQANKNPLSFETFRIAFGNADSSVVLFQAALFAAIVAIFIGVRRKIFNLKEAVETWIYGWKTMIFTIVLLLFAWSLSSIVKDLGTSLFITSLLADKLPQFILPATIFAFASAISFAIGTSYGTMGILMPLAVPLAHEIAKINGMDANTMHHYMVINISCVLTGAIFGNHCSPISDNVILSSMSAKCDHMEHVRTQIPYALFICIISLITGYIPVSLGLNVWLVLPLNFILIAILLRYIGKKIP from the coding sequence ATGAAAAAAATTTTAATTTTATTTTTATTACCTTTATTTGCATTTGCCAATTCTTCACAAGCTCTTGTAAATGCTAATTTATTTGGTGCATTTACCATTATACCTCCTTTAGTTGCTATTACTTTAGCTTTTATCACAAAAGATGTTATCTTATCTCTTTTTGCTGGAGTCTTAAGCGGAACCTTTCTTCTTAGCTTATCGGCAAACATCTTTCAAGCGCAATATCTAGCTTTTAGTAATTTTTATCACACTGCTATAGAATCCTTTTCAAAAATTATCTCTTATGTTTTAAATTCTACCTCTGATCCTGTTAATGCAGGTATTATTTTACAAATACTGTGTATAGGAGGTCTTGTAGCACTTATCACAAAAATGGGCGGAGCCAAAGCTTTAGCATTAAAATTTGCTAAACGCTCTAAATCAGCTTTATCAGCTCAAATTAATACTTGGTTTTTAGGACTTTTAATCTTTTTTGACGATTATGCAAATTTACTTATTGTTGGTCCTATCATGCGTCCTTTAGCAGATAAATTTAAAATTTCACGTGAAAAATTTGCCTTTATTATTGATTCTACTGCTGCACCTGTTGCTGGTATAGCTGTGATTTCAACTTGGATAGGTTTAGAGGTTTCTTTAATAAAAACTGCTTATGGACATATAGGTATTAATAATATTAGTGCTTTTGGTATTTTTGTTGAAACCCTACCCTACCGTTTTTATAATATCTTCATGCTTTTTTTTGTTATCATGACAGCAATTATGGGACGAGAATTTGGTTCTATGTATCAAGCTCAAATACGTGCAAAAACTACAGGACAAATTGCACCTTTATCAAAATCAAGTACTTTAAATACCGCAGAATTAGAAGATCAATTTTTAGCACCAAAAGAAAATATAAAAATTAGATCATTAGATGCTATTATTCCTATTTTTACCTTAATTATTTTAGCCATATTAGGATTTTATTTTAATGGAATTAGTACCCTAGAAGGAGAAGAACTTTTACAAGCTAATAAAAATCCTTTATCTTTTGAAACTTTTAGAATAGCTTTTGGAAATGCAGATTCTTCAGTAGTATTATTTCAAGCGGCTTTATTTGCTGCTATTGTGGCAATTTTCATTGGAGTGCGTCGTAAAATTTTTAATCTTAAAGAAGCAGTAGAAACATGGATTTATGGTTGGAAAACTATGATTTTTACTATCGTTTTACTTTTATTTGCCTGGTCACTTTCAAGTATAGTTAAAGATCTTGGAACTTCTTTATTTATCACAAGTTTACTTGCAGATAAATTACCGCAATTTATCCTACCTGCTACTATCTTTGCTTTTGCTTCAGCTATTTCTTTTGCCATAGGAACAAGTTATGGAACTATGGGTATACTAATGCCTCTTGCAGTACCTTTAGCCCATGAAATTGCTAAAATTAACGGCATGGATGCAAATACTATGCATCATTATATGGTTATTAATATCAGTTGTGTTTTAACAGGTGCAATCTTTGGTAATCACTGCTCACCAATTTCTGATAATGTTATTCTCTCATCCATGAGTGCCAAATGTGATCATATGGAGCATGTTAGAACCCAAATTCCTTATGCTCTATTTATTTGTATTATTTCTTTAATTACAGGCTATATTCCTGTATCTTTAGGACTTAATGTTTGGCTTGTTTTACCTTTAAATTTTATACTTATTGCCATTTTGCTAAGATATATAGGAAAGAAAATTCCATGA
- a CDS encoding class 1 fructose-bisphosphatase — protein sequence MQDLIYHVQKAVIQISKALKFPDLNYNQSHNFTGDTQLKLDILSDEIITNTLSQCSSIKALISEEKNEILTLNEDAPFIIAYDPLDGSSLMDVNFSIGSIFAIYEKQAHAKNLKAAIYSMYGSRLELVICQDIPKLYRLDANNNFTFIKDLKMNQKGKINATGGTQQFWDTKHASFIRELFLEGYRLRYSGAMVSDINQILLKGGGIFSYPATKDAPQGKLRALFEVFPLAFIVEKAGGKTSNGNNKSLLDLEFNNIHATTPCFFGSEYEITKLLKAYK from the coding sequence ATGCAAGATCTTATTTATCATGTGCAAAAAGCAGTTATACAAATTTCTAAAGCCTTAAAATTTCCAGATCTTAACTATAATCAAAGTCACAATTTTACAGGAGATACTCAATTAAAATTAGATATTTTAAGTGATGAAATCATAACAAATACCCTGAGTCAATGTTCTAGTATTAAAGCTCTTATTAGCGAAGAAAAAAATGAAATATTAACACTTAATGAAGATGCGCCATTTATTATCGCTTACGATCCTTTAGATGGATCAAGTTTAATGGATGTAAATTTTAGCATAGGTTCTATTTTTGCTATTTATGAAAAGCAAGCACATGCTAAAAATTTAAAAGCCGCTATTTATAGTATGTATGGATCACGTTTAGAACTTGTAATTTGTCAAGATATCCCAAAACTTTACCGTCTTGATGCAAATAATAATTTCACCTTTATAAAGGATCTTAAAATGAATCAAAAAGGTAAAATTAATGCCACAGGAGGAACTCAACAATTTTGGGATACCAAACACGCCTCTTTTATCAGAGAACTTTTTCTTGAAGGTTATCGCTTAAGATATTCAGGTGCCATGGTAAGCGATATTAATCAAATTTTACTTAAAGGCGGTGGAATTTTTAGTTATCCTGCCACTAAAGATGCTCCACAAGGAAAACTTAGAGCTTTATTTGAAGTATTCCCTTTAGCCTTTATTGTAGAAAAAGCTGGTGGCAAAACAAGTAATGGAAACAATAAATCTTTACTTGATCTTGAATTTAACAATATTCATGCTACAACACCTTGTTTTTTTGGATCAGAATATGAAATTACAAAACTTCTAAAGGCTTATAAATGA
- the metG gene encoding methionine--tRNA ligase, which produces MRYITTPIYYVNDVPHLGHAYTTIIADTLARFYRLQGHETLLLTGTDEHGQKIEEVAKLKNSTPKEYADKISLEFKKLWDEFEISYDIYARTTDIKHIEFVKAMFLKMWKKGDIYKDEYEGHYCVSCESFFTKSQLINEYSCPDCGKNTTLLKEESYFFKLSKYQDKILQWYNKEDPILPKNKKNELINFVESGLKDLSITRTSFDWGIKLPKEIHDDKHIIYVWLDALFIYVSSLDYNSENKNRKFWPAHIHLVGKDILRFHAVYWPAFLMSVDLPLPKFIGAHGWWTKEGEKMSKSKGNVIKPKDLINAYGDEAFRYFLLKEVPFGNDGDFSEHMLINRINTELSNEFGNLLNRIIGMSEKYFQKNVSKEGILEFYSLELNQAQKHLNLAIDFLENLQCNRYLEELFKALSIANLAISKYEPWNLIKENKYEQANALVGLCANILAKTSLLLSPVLPKSCQKVAKALNFELSSINYKKLIIDNELLNFKISACEVLFPKIEQNFLNKKEEKQNPRIKIDDFAKIEIKIATVLDCQNIKGSEKLLKFQLELDNKEIRQVLSGIAKFYKAEDLIGKQVCILSNLKKAKIFGYESDGMILCAKSEDKLILITPEELVKNGSLIG; this is translated from the coding sequence ATGCGCTATATTACAACACCAATTTATTATGTCAATGATGTACCTCATTTAGGTCATGCTTATACAACTATCATTGCTGACACCTTAGCTAGATTTTATCGTTTACAAGGACATGAAACTTTATTGTTAACAGGAACTGATGAACATGGACAAAAAATTGAAGAGGTAGCGAAATTAAAAAACTCTACTCCTAAAGAATATGCTGATAAAATTAGTCTTGAATTTAAAAAATTATGGGATGAATTTGAAATAAGCTATGATATTTATGCAAGAACAACCGATATTAAACATATAGAATTTGTCAAAGCCATGTTTTTAAAAATGTGGAAAAAAGGCGATATATATAAAGACGAATACGAAGGACATTATTGCGTTTCTTGTGAAAGCTTTTTTACAAAAAGCCAGCTTATTAATGAATATTCTTGTCCAGATTGTGGTAAAAACACAACCCTTTTAAAAGAAGAAAGTTATTTTTTTAAACTTTCAAAATATCAAGATAAAATTTTACAATGGTATAACAAAGAAGATCCTATTTTACCAAAAAATAAAAAAAATGAATTGATTAATTTTGTAGAAAGTGGACTTAAAGATCTTTCTATTACTAGAACAAGCTTTGATTGGGGAATTAAATTACCCAAAGAAATTCACGATGATAAACACATTATTTACGTTTGGCTAGATGCGCTTTTTATTTATGTAAGCTCACTTGATTATAATAGTGAAAACAAAAATCGAAAATTTTGGCCTGCACATATACATTTAGTGGGTAAAGATATTTTACGCTTTCATGCAGTTTATTGGCCTGCTTTTTTAATGAGTGTAGATTTACCATTACCTAAATTTATTGGAGCTCATGGTTGGTGGACTAAAGAAGGTGAAAAAATGAGTAAGTCTAAAGGCAATGTTATAAAACCTAAAGATCTTATCAATGCTTATGGAGATGAAGCTTTTAGATATTTCTTACTTAAAGAAGTGCCTTTTGGAAATGATGGAGATTTTAGTGAGCATATGTTAATTAATCGCATAAACACTGAATTAAGTAATGAATTTGGAAATTTACTAAATCGTATTATAGGAATGAGTGAAAAATATTTCCAAAAAAATGTTTCTAAAGAAGGTATTTTAGAATTTTACAGCCTTGAACTCAATCAAGCACAAAAACATTTAAACCTAGCTATAGATTTTTTAGAAAATTTACAATGCAATCGGTATTTAGAAGAACTTTTTAAAGCTTTAAGTATAGCCAATTTAGCTATAAGTAAATACGAACCTTGGAATCTTATTAAAGAAAATAAATATGAACAAGCTAATGCTCTTGTGGGACTTTGTGCAAATATTTTAGCTAAAACAAGTCTTTTATTAAGCCCTGTTTTACCTAAATCTTGTCAAAAAGTAGCCAAAGCTTTAAATTTCGAACTTTCTTCGATAAATTATAAAAAATTAATTATCGATAATGAACTTTTAAATTTTAAAATAAGTGCTTGCGAAGTTTTATTTCCAAAAATAGAACAAAACTTTTTAAATAAAAAAGAAGAAAAACAAAACCCTAGAATTAAAATCGATGATTTTGCTAAAATTGAAATTAAAATTGCTACAGTACTTGATTGTCAAAATATAAAAGGGAGTGAAAAACTTCTAAAATTTCAACTTGAATTAGATAATAAAGAAATACGTCAAGTCCTTTCAGGCATAGCTAAATTTTATAAAGCAGAAGATTTAATTGGTAAACAAGTTTGTATTTTAAGCAATCTAAAAAAAGCAAAAATTTTTGGATATGAAAGTGATGGTATGATACTTTGTGCAAAAAGTGAAGACAAGCTTATATTAATTACACCTGAAGAACTCGTTAAAAATGGATCTTTAATAGGTTAA
- the mobB gene encoding molybdopterin-guanine dinucleotide biosynthesis protein B: MKQLIMAFSGPSNSGKTTLIKQIAKRFIEQNLKVLIIKHDPANKAQFDHNGKDSFIFFQSGAEVMVLSPSRTTLFSHKENSILEALKLASDFDICLVEGLKTLNLPRISVFCKEIDESYFNYSNAIASYKKITSSNLVWLDLNNIEKICKYILKNAKNLKGEL; this comes from the coding sequence ATGAAACAACTTATTATGGCATTTAGCGGACCTTCAAATTCAGGTAAAACCACACTTATAAAACAAATAGCTAAAAGATTTATTGAACAAAATCTAAAAGTTCTTATCATTAAACATGATCCAGCTAATAAAGCTCAATTTGATCATAATGGTAAAGATAGCTTTATTTTTTTTCAAAGTGGAGCTGAAGTAATGGTATTAAGTCCTAGTAGGACTACCTTATTTTCACACAAAGAAAATAGTATTTTAGAGGCTTTAAAATTAGCTTCTGATTTTGATATTTGTTTAGTAGAAGGTTTAAAAACTCTTAATTTACCAAGAATTAGTGTATTTTGTAAAGAAATAGATGAAAGCTATTTTAATTATTCTAATGCCATTGCAAGCTATAAAAAAATTACATCTTCAAATTTAGTTTGGCTTGATTTAAATAATATAGAAAAAATTTGCAAATATATACTTAAAAACGCTAAAAATTTAAAAGGAGAATTATAA
- a CDS encoding bifunctional aconitate hydratase 2/2-methylisocitrate dehydratase codes for MSFIQEYDKLVKERAVLGIPPLALNAQQTKQLCELLKIQNDENLINLLQNRVNPGVDDAALIKCEFLDSILKDKITTPSIDKKHALKMLSTMLGGYNVKVLIDALKDENIAKDAAQMLKNIIFVHDNFHTIAQLSKTNPYAKEVLQSWADAEWFTKKEKLPQMISCIAFKVSGETNTDDLSPASDAFTRSDIPLHANAMLKIRQVGSLEKIKELKKSGREVVYVGDVVGTGSSRKSAINSIQWHLGKEIEGIPNKHSGSIIIGSTIAPIFFNTAQDSGALPIVCDTSHLEMGDEFEIYPYEGKIVKNGLVIAEFQLNPNTIFDEVKAGGRIPLIIGRGLCTKAREFLGLENENIFTKPKQPQNSNKNYTLAQKILGRACNLEGVLPDMYIEPRTLTVGSQDTTGPMTRDEIKELASLGFNADFVMQSFCHTAAYPKISDSKLHQTLPEFITSRGGVSLKPGDGVIHSWLNRFVLPDTVGTGGDSHTRFPIGISFPAGSGLVAFAAVTGSIPLNVPQSILVRFSGELQAGITLRDLVNAIPYYAIKQGQLSVEKKNKKNIFAGKILEIEGLPNLKVEQAFELSDASAERSAAACSVELSIESVSEYIKSNISLIEAMIKANYENKQTLIRRATKMKEWLKNPTLLKADKNAQYAYILDINLNDIKEPILACPNDPDDVATLSEILADEKRPKNIDEVFVGSCMTNIGHYRALGEILKNKGMLQTRLWVVPPTKMDKAQLIKEGYYSIFGAAGARIEVPGCSLCMGNQARVADNAIVFSTSTRNFDNRMGMGAKVYLGSAELAAVCAILGKIPSKEEYLQIVNDKLNDDYKANIYKYLNFNEIENFELED; via the coding sequence ATGTCTTTTATACAAGAATATGATAAACTTGTCAAAGAAAGAGCAGTTTTAGGTATTCCACCTCTTGCTTTAAATGCACAACAAACTAAACAATTATGCGAACTTTTAAAAATCCAAAATGATGAAAATTTAATCAATCTTTTACAAAACCGTGTTAACCCGGGTGTGGATGATGCAGCTTTAATAAAATGCGAATTTTTAGATTCTATATTAAAAGATAAAATCACTACTCCAAGTATAGATAAAAAACATGCCTTAAAAATGCTTAGTACTATGCTAGGAGGTTATAATGTTAAAGTTTTAATTGATGCTTTAAAAGATGAAAATATAGCCAAAGATGCAGCACAAATGTTAAAAAATATTATTTTTGTGCATGATAATTTTCATACTATAGCTCAACTTAGTAAAACAAACCCTTATGCTAAAGAAGTTTTACAAAGTTGGGCTGATGCAGAATGGTTTACTAAAAAAGAAAAATTACCTCAAATGATTTCTTGTATAGCATTTAAAGTCTCAGGTGAAACAAATACTGATGATTTAAGCCCTGCAAGTGATGCTTTTACAAGAAGTGATATTCCTTTACATGCTAATGCTATGCTTAAAATAAGACAAGTAGGATCTTTAGAAAAGATTAAAGAACTCAAAAAAAGTGGTCGCGAAGTGGTTTATGTAGGAGATGTAGTAGGAACAGGATCTAGTAGAAAATCAGCTATTAATTCCATACAATGGCATTTAGGCAAAGAAATAGAAGGTATTCCTAATAAACACAGTGGAAGCATTATCATAGGTTCTACTATAGCACCTATTTTTTTTAATACCGCACAAGATAGTGGTGCCTTACCTATTGTTTGCGATACATCTCATTTAGAAATGGGTGATGAGTTTGAAATTTATCCTTATGAAGGTAAAATTGTAAAAAATGGATTAGTTATAGCAGAATTTCAATTAAATCCTAATACCATTTTTGATGAAGTTAAAGCTGGAGGAAGAATTCCTTTAATCATAGGACGCGGACTTTGTACCAAGGCAAGAGAATTTTTAGGTTTAGAAAATGAAAACATCTTTACTAAACCTAAACAACCTCAAAATTCCAATAAAAATTACACCTTAGCTCAAAAAATATTAGGTCGTGCTTGTAATCTTGAAGGAGTACTTCCTGATATGTACATAGAACCGCGTACGCTCACTGTAGGCTCTCAAGACACTACAGGTCCTATGACTAGAGATGAAATTAAAGAACTAGCAAGCCTAGGTTTTAATGCAGATTTTGTTATGCAAAGCTTTTGCCATACTGCAGCTTACCCTAAAATAAGCGATTCTAAACTCCACCAAACTCTACCTGAATTTATAACAAGTCGAGGTGGAGTAAGCTTAAAACCAGGAGATGGAGTTATTCACTCCTGGCTTAACCGCTTTGTACTGCCTGATACAGTAGGAACTGGTGGAGATTCTCATACTCGCTTTCCTATAGGCATTTCATTTCCAGCAGGAAGTGGACTTGTAGCTTTTGCCGCAGTAACAGGATCCATACCTTTAAATGTACCCCAAAGTATTTTAGTACGTTTTAGCGGAGAATTACAAGCAGGAATTACTTTAAGAGATCTTGTAAATGCTATACCTTATTATGCTATCAAACAAGGGCAACTTAGTGTCGAGAAAAAAAATAAAAAAAATATTTTTGCAGGAAAAATTTTAGAAATTGAAGGTTTGCCTAACTTAAAGGTAGAACAAGCTTTTGAACTCAGTGATGCTAGTGCTGAAAGATCAGCAGCTGCTTGCAGTGTAGAATTAAGCATAGAAAGTGTAAGCGAATATATTAAATCAAATATTTCTTTAATTGAAGCTATGATAAAAGCAAACTATGAAAACAAACAAACTCTTATTAGAAGAGCTACAAAAATGAAAGAATGGCTTAAAAACCCTACTCTTTTAAAAGCAGATAAAAATGCTCAGTACGCCTATATTCTTGATATCAATCTTAATGATATTAAAGAACCTATTTTAGCTTGTCCTAATGATCCTGATGATGTAGCAACTTTAAGTGAAATTTTAGCTGATGAAAAACGTCCAAAAAATATAGATGAAGTTTTTGTAGGATCTTGTATGACCAATATAGGGCATTACCGAGCTTTAGGTGAAATTTTAAAAAATAAAGGTATGTTACAAACTAGGCTTTGGGTAGTTCCACCAACTAAAATGGATAAAGCACAACTTATTAAAGAAGGGTATTATAGTATTTTTGGTGCTGCAGGAGCTAGAATAGAAGTCCCAGGATGTTCTTTATGTATGGGCAATCAAGCAAGAGTAGCTGATAATGCTATAGTATTTTCAACTTCCACAAGAAATTTTGACAATCGTATGGGGATGGGTGCAAAAGTTTATCTAGGAAGTGCTGAACTTGCAGCAGTTTGTGCAATTTTAGGAAAGATTCCAAGCAAAGAAGAATATTTGCAAATTGTTAATGACAAATTAAATGATGATTATAAAGCAAATATATATAAATATTTAAATTTTAATGAAATTGAAAATTTTGAACTTGAAGATTAA
- a CDS encoding SDR family NAD(P)-dependent oxidoreductase, whose amino-acid sequence MKTAFITGASSGFGKACVDAFIQENYKVIALARRKERLEELKEKYKDQIYTLCIDIRNQDTILQNIEKLPQEFKNIDILFNNAGLALGTDEFDKLSLEDINTMVDTNIKGFLYIAKALIPILRKQKNAYIFNLGSVAARNPYFGGNVYCGTKAFVGQFSLALRNDLRGSNIKVTNIAPGLCKTEFSQVRFKGDIQKANALYENTQFISANDIAKVVMSIINLPQHINVNEIELMPITQTWNGFYIERTR is encoded by the coding sequence ATGAAAACTGCATTCATCACAGGTGCAAGTTCAGGCTTTGGAAAAGCTTGTGTAGATGCTTTTATACAAGAAAATTATAAAGTCATCGCTCTTGCGCGTCGTAAAGAACGTCTAGAAGAACTCAAAGAAAAATATAAAGATCAAATTTATACTTTATGTATAGATATAAGAAATCAAGATACCATTTTACAAAATATAGAAAAACTTCCTCAAGAATTTAAAAACATTGATATTTTATTTAATAATGCAGGGTTAGCCTTAGGTACAGATGAATTTGATAAACTTTCTCTTGAAGATATTAATACCATGGTTGATACAAATATAAAAGGTTTTTTATATATCGCAAAAGCTCTTATACCTATACTAAGAAAACAAAAAAATGCCTATATTTTTAATCTTGGTTCCGTTGCAGCACGTAATCCTTATTTTGGAGGCAATGTTTATTGCGGGACTAAGGCCTTTGTAGGACAATTTTCACTAGCTTTAAGAAATGATCTTCGAGGAAGTAATATTAAAGTTACCAATATTGCCCCAGGACTTTGTAAAACCGAATTTAGCCAAGTACGTTTTAAAGGAGATATACAAAAAGCAAACGCTCTTTATGAAAATACTCAATTTATTAGTGCTAATGATATTGCTAAAGTAGTTATGTCTATTATCAATTTACCACAACATATTAATGTTAATGAAATTGAACTTATGCCCATAACTCAAACATGGAATGGATTTTATATAGAAAGAACACGATGA